ATATACCAGCCCACGACGGGGCCAAGCACCGAGACAGAGACAGTCGAAACCGGACCGGTCGTGCCGATCGAACCGGCGAGGGCGACCGTCGCTCCTCCGACGAGCGGGCCAAACAGCCCAGCCGTGTTGGTGAGCGTCCCAGTGATCTGTGAGAGGTCTCGGCGAGTCTCTGCTTCGACCTCGCGGAGATCGGAGAGGTGCTCCCCCATCTCGGTCACGACCTGGCCTGCCGGTGGGCCGATCGTGGCCGCCGCCGACAACAGTGCTACCGCCTCACGGACGCGGCGGCTCGGGAGCGTCGCGAGGGGACCGTATTCACCGGTGAATGCCTCGTCGACGGTGAGCCCGAGCCGCCGTTGGCGACACGACGCTGCGTCCAGCACCGCAGCGAGTGGGGCCTGACTCTCGTCGGCGACGGTCCCTATCGCCGTCTCGACGGCTTCCCCGCGATCGATCCGTCGGCCGAGTGCCTGGAGTGCCGACGGGAGAGCGGACTCGACCGCGACGACGTGCTTTCGAACCGTAACGACCGGACGGTAGGCGACGACGAGCGCTGTCCCCATCCCGGACCCGAGCACGGCTACAGGGACACCCCACACTGGGAGCAGTGCAGTTCCGAGGGCGAGACAGCCCCCGCCGACCGTGAGACCGGCCAGGAGGCCACGCCACGGACTGTCGGGGACCTCGGGATGACTCCGAGGGACCGTAACCGGTGGGAACGCGACAGGCCGTTTGGCGAGAAGCCAGGCACCGGCGACGACGAGTCCCAACGGGAGGACGACGACGTAGACGGCGACCAGAGACGAGCCGGTGACCGGAATCCCTGCCATCCCAGCGGCCGGGACGAGCGCGACGAGCGCGAGCGGGAGCAAGACGCCGAACGCGTACAGCGCCGTCGTCGGGACCCGGAGGGCAGCGGCGAAGGAGGCCATCTCCTCGCGCGTGCCATCGAGTAACAGCCGTCGCGTCGTTGCGAGGATCTCGCTCCGTTCGTCGGCAGGGGCTCCGGCGGCACGCTCGACACCGGTAAGTGCACGTTCCAGCGCCGGGAACGTCTCCCCCCACTCGTCGGCGAACGTCCGAAGGCCGCTGTGAGGGGAGTCACGCGCCCGCTGGTGGTGGGTCGCAAGGCTCTCGGCGAGCAGTCCCGATCCCGTCCGGCTCGCGAACGCCGCCGCCCGTTCGGTTGTCGGCCACAGTTCGACCGCGAGGACGAGCCTGGTAACGAGCGAGGGCGCGGTACCGAGCGCACGGATACGTCGCGCCTGTGCCGCCAGTTCGATGCCGTACCGGCCACCGATCAGAGCGAAGCCGGCCAGCGAGATGAGGGTGATCCCACCCACACGGCTCCCGAAGAGGACGACCACCGCGATGCCACCGCCGGAGAGTACCGCCGTGATCACGTAACTCACCACCAGGATCGCTTCGGGAGTCGTCTCGATGTCCAGAAGCCGACAGGCACGACGGTATGACTCGGGGACCGACACCGAGAGCGCCCATATGGACGGAGACGCGCCGCTCACAGCTGTTGCTCCCGGCTGAGGTTCGCAGTGTCTGTATGGCTGCCGCCACCATCCCGAATCGTTTCCGAGCGAGTCGCGACTACGGACCGTATCTCGCTGTAGGATTCGGGCGGTCGTGCAAGTGTGTCGAGCAACCGGCTGTTTCCCCGATCGAGAACGCCGGTCGGCTCCGTCGTGTCACCGTCCCGGGCGAACAGTGGTTCGAACACGACACCGTGCTCCCGGTCCCGGACCTCGTCGACACGCTGGACGAACCGATCGCCGGTCGCGTCTGACTGTCCCAGCGTCACGACCAGATCAGTGACAGCGAAGGACTGCTCGGGAACGCCGAGATCGGTCACCAGGCGCTCTCTGACGGCCTGTGGCCCACCACCGTGGATCGTGCCCAGAACAGCGTCGTCTCCGTCACCGACACGCATCGCCTCATAGAGCACCGCAGCCTCTTCACCCCGGACCTCGCCGACGACCAGCGAGCCGTCGCCGAGTCGGAGCGCCGTTCTGAGTGCTTCGGCCGGGTCGACAGCCGGACCGTCTGACGTCGTCGTCCGCAGTGCCTGGACGTCCCTGCCGTCGTCCTGGAGCTGTTCGACCGGGAGCTCCGGCGTGTCTTCGATGAGGACTGTCCGGACCGAACGGGGAAGTTCCCACAGCAACGCCCCCAGCGTGGTCGTCTTGCCAGCACCACGCGGGCCCGCGACCAGACACGCGCCGCCACGCTCGACGACGACCGACAGCAGCCCCGCAACGGAAGCTGGCATGGTTCCGTTGGCGACGAGATCTGCGAGCCGCCAGAGTTCACGATCGTGGGCCCGGAAGGCGAACGCAGACCCGTCACTGACCGGGTCGGCGACACCAGCGACGCGGATCCGTCGGCTGTTGACGCTCGTCGTGGCGTCGAGCGTGGGACTTGCCCGGGAGAACGCCCGGCCGCTCGACCGGCGGAACTGCGAGGCCAGTGCCCGGACACCCTCGACAGAGAGCCTGACGTTGGTCTCCATCGTCTCGCCGTCGACGCGGACCCGGAGCCGCGTCTGGGCGGCCGGGGCGGTCACGAAGACGTCCGAGACGCGCGGGTCGACGAAGAAGTCCTGTAAGATGCCTACCCCCTCGGTGTGTTTGGCCAGTACGGAGCCGACAGTCGCGGCTGTGGCCCCGTCTTCAGCGACGGCACTCGCGGCCTGATACGGTGTCAGCGTGTCACCGGTTCCCGAACGCGCGAGGCGGCCGTAGGCCTCCGAGAGGAGTTCGGTCGTCGCAGGTTCGAACCGTGACTCACGCGGTTCTAGGTGGTAGCGATCCATCTCACCGCTGCGTTCGTACTGCCGAACGACCGCCTCCGTCTCGGTCCGCCACCGATCGACGAGTACCGCGTCGCCTGGCGGTGTCTCGGCGACCCGCGCGTCGCTAACTGTCGGTCCGACGTAGGCGCTCAGGGCGGTCTCGTAGTCGTTCGACCGCTCGCTCGCGACGGCGAGCCCCGTCTCTGCCGCCATGGTCGCGACTGGGCCGGCCCGCCCGACCGCTTCCTCGGCTGCTGCCAGGGGATCGGTCCGTGCCCGGTCGGCCAGTCGCTCGTCGATCGTGGCGACACGGGCCGCGAACCGACCGGCGGCACACAGCAGTGCTGCCGATCCGTCGAGGTAAGCCCGTTCTAGTCCGCAGTCGCTCGTGACGACTCGGTCGATCGAGCGGGCGCTCGACGCCTCGACGACGGTCGCCCGGCAGGCGTGTTCGGCGGCCAGGTCGCCCCCACCCGGACAGTCGCCTGCGTCGACCCGAAGCAACGAACCGTCGACTGTCGTCCGACAGCGACAGTCGGGCTCGTCGGTCGAACCCAGTAGCAGGTCACGCATGGTCCACCGTGGCCCCGGCATCCGATTTAAATCGCCGGACGGTCACCACCATCCGTCCGTCGTCGAGTCGGTAACCGAACACGAGGCGATGTGTTCCGGCGCCCCGAAGTGTGAGGTCGGTTCCCGTCGTCCGGAGGGGGAGGCCGACGAGCCGTCGTCGCGTCTGACCGCGGTCACCGACGCGCCAGGTCGCGACAGTCGCGTTGCTGTCGGTGGTGATCGACAGGGAGCGGATCCTGCTCCGGGTGAACGATCGGTGTGGGAGCCGGACGTCGACTCGCAG
Above is a window of Haloarcula halophila DNA encoding:
- a CDS encoding DUF7311 family protein, with protein sequence MIVRLVLAVVIAAALIGASMPGIRTVRADHADATVARQLDTLSTRLQAMVERDDPAVGPGAQLRVDVRLPHRSFTRSRIRSLSITTDSNATVATWRVGDRGQTRRRLVGLPLRTTGTDLTLRGAGTHRLVFGYRLDDGRMVVTVRRFKSDAGATVDHA
- a CDS encoding type II secretion system F family protein, with product MSGASPSIWALSVSVPESYRRACRLLDIETTPEAILVVSYVITAVLSGGGIAVVVLFGSRVGGITLISLAGFALIGGRYGIELAAQARRIRALGTAPSLVTRLVLAVELWPTTERAAAFASRTGSGLLAESLATHHQRARDSPHSGLRTFADEWGETFPALERALTGVERAAGAPADERSEILATTRRLLLDGTREEMASFAAALRVPTTALYAFGVLLPLALVALVPAAGMAGIPVTGSSLVAVYVVVLPLGLVVAGAWLLAKRPVAFPPVTVPRSHPEVPDSPWRGLLAGLTVGGGCLALGTALLPVWGVPVAVLGSGMGTALVVAYRPVVTVRKHVVAVESALPSALQALGRRIDRGEAVETAIGTVADESQAPLAAVLDAASCRQRRLGLTVDEAFTGEYGPLATLPSRRVREAVALLSAAATIGPPAGQVVTEMGEHLSDLREVEAETRRDLSQITGTLTNTAGLFGPLVGGATVALAGSIGTTGPVSTVSVSVLGPVVGWYILLLAAVLTTLAVGLRRGLDRALVGYRVGLALLSATVAYFAAITGTGLLV
- a CDS encoding ATPase, T2SS/T4P/T4SS family; amino-acid sequence: MRDLLLGSTDEPDCRCRTTVDGSLLRVDAGDCPGGGDLAAEHACRATVVEASSARSIDRVVTSDCGLERAYLDGSAALLCAAGRFAARVATIDERLADRARTDPLAAAEEAVGRAGPVATMAAETGLAVASERSNDYETALSAYVGPTVSDARVAETPPGDAVLVDRWRTETEAVVRQYERSGEMDRYHLEPRESRFEPATTELLSEAYGRLARSGTGDTLTPYQAASAVAEDGATAATVGSVLAKHTEGVGILQDFFVDPRVSDVFVTAPAAQTRLRVRVDGETMETNVRLSVEGVRALASQFRRSSGRAFSRASPTLDATTSVNSRRIRVAGVADPVSDGSAFAFRAHDRELWRLADLVANGTMPASVAGLLSVVVERGGACLVAGPRGAGKTTTLGALLWELPRSVRTVLIEDTPELPVEQLQDDGRDVQALRTTTSDGPAVDPAEALRTALRLGDGSLVVGEVRGEEAAVLYEAMRVGDGDDAVLGTIHGGGPQAVRERLVTDLGVPEQSFAVTDLVVTLGQSDATGDRFVQRVDEVRDREHGVVFEPLFARDGDTTEPTGVLDRGNSRLLDTLARPPESYSEIRSVVATRSETIRDGGGSHTDTANLSREQQL